CCTTGCCGATGGTGCTGACGTCGATCTCCTGGCCATTCTTGAGTACCGTGCCGCTGATGCGCTGGCCGTAGGCGCGCCCGAAAATGCTCATCGCCAGTTCCGTGCGCCCGGAGCCCATCAAGCCGGCGATGCCGATGATCTCTCCCTTTTTCGCGTGCATATTGATGCCCTTGATGACGGGGCGGTCGGCATGCTCGGGATGGAAGACGCGCCAGTCGCGCACTTCGAAAATGGTCTCGCCTATCGTCGGCGTGCGCGGTGGATAGCGGTCGGCCATTTCGCGCCCGACCATTTTTTCAATGATGCGGTCTTCGCTGACGGGTTCGACGCGGCAGTCGAAACTGTCGACCGTGTTCCCGTCGCGCAGCACCGTGATGGCATCGGCGACTCTTGAAATTTCATTGAGCTTGTGCGAGATCAGGATCGAGGCGATGCCCTGCGCTTTCAGGCCCAGCAGCAGGTCGAGCAAGGCCGCGCTGTCGCTTTCGTTCAGGCTGGCCGTCGGCTCGTCGAGGATCAAGAGCTTGACGTCCTTGCACAGCGCCTTGGCGATTTCGATCAGCTGCTGCTTGCCCACGCCCAGGTTGGTGATCAGGGTGTCCGGGGACTCTTTCAGGCCGACTTTGTGCAGCAGTTCGCGCGTCTTGCTTTGCGCGTATTCCCAGTCGATGACGCCCATGCGGGACGGTTCGTTGCCGAGGAAGATATTCTCGGCGATCGACAGCTGGGGCACCAGCGCCAGTTCCTGGTGGATGATGATGATGCCGATTTCTTCGCTGTCCTTGATGCCGCGGAAGTGCCGCGTCTGGCCCAGGTAATCGATGTCGCCCGTATAGCTGCCATGGCCGTAGACGCCGCTCAGCACTTTCATCAGGGTCGATTTGCCGGCGCCGTTTTCGCCGACGATGGCGTGGATCTCGCCGCTGCGTACCCGCAGGTTGACATTGTCGAGCGCAACGACGCCCGGGAATGTTTTGCGTATCCCGCGCATTTCCAGGATAGTGTTCGTCATATAACCTCTCTGGCACGGCCGCGCTGGTCGGCATCGGTCGTGCGGCAGTCTTGTTCTTGATCGTGCATGAAGCGAAAGGCCCGGCAGCGCCGGGCCTTCAGTACCGTCGATGCTTATTTCACTTGCGCTTCCGTGTAGTAGCCGCTGCCGGTGACGAGCACCTGCTTCCAGTTCGCCTTGTCGACGGTGACGGGTTTGAGCAGGTAGGACGGCACCACCTTGACGCCGTTGTTATAGGTCTTGGTATCGTTGACGGCCGGCGTTTTGCCGCTCATCATCGCGTCGACCATGTTGGCCGTGACCTTGGCCAGTTCGCGCGTGTCCTTGAACACGGTCGATGCCTGTTCGCCGCGGATGATCGATTTCACCGACGGGATTTCCGCATCCTGGCCCGTCACGACGGGAAACGGTTGTTTCGGCGTGCCGTAGCCGACGCCCTTGAGCGAGGACAGAATGCCGATGCTCAAGCCGTCATACGGCGACAGCACCGCGTCGACGCGCGCATTGCCGTAGTAGGCGCTGAGCAGGTTGTCCATGCGCGCTTGCGCCACGGCGCCATCCCAGCGCAGGGTGGCGACCTTTTCCATGCCCATCTGCTTCGAGCGCACCACCAGCTTGCCGCTGTCGATGTACGGTTTCAGTACCGACATGGCGCCGTTGTAGAAGAAGTGCGCGTTGTTGTCGTCGGCCGAGCCGCCGAACAGTTCGATATTGAACGGGCCCTTGCCCTCCTTGAGTTTCAGCGCCGATTCGATATAGCCCGCCTGCAGCACGCCGACCTGGAAGTTGTCGAAGGTGGCGTAGTAATCGATGTTTTTCGTGCCGCGGATCAGACGGTCATACGAGATGACCTTGATGCCCTTGTCGGCCGCTTTTTGCAGCACGTTCGACAAGGTGGTGCCGTCGATGGCGGCAATCACCAGCACCTTGGCGCCCTTGGTGATCATGTTTTCCACCTGCGCCAGCTGGTTCGGGATATCGTCGTCGGCAAACTGCAAGTCCGTCTTGTAGCCGCGCTCCTTGAATACCTTGACCATGTTGTCGCCGTCGGCGATCCAGCGCATGGACGACTTGGTTGGCATCGAGATGCCGATCGCGCCCTTGTCGGCGGCGCTAGCCACGGGCATTACCGCCATGCCGGAGATGGCCAGCGCCAGGCTCGCGGTCAGCATTTTCATTGTTGTTTTCATTTCAGGTCTCCACCGTCTTCGATAGTTGAATGTGCCAGGGCCGTCGTCCCAGTGGGCGGGCTCCGTGCGGATGGCCGATTGCAGGCCACGGCTGATACTAGTTTGTCCATCCATCCCTCACCAATCACTTTTTTCGCATTCGCGATATCCAAAACGATATCGATGGGCTGATTGATGCAATGCGCCATGGCGCGCCTTTTCGCCTGCGCACAGGGCGAAAACGGGGGCCGGGCGGCGGCTTTTTTTGGTGCGCTGCAATACCAATAATCATCATGCAATTTGGTGATTTTCGTAATTGCGGCGACACAGGTCGGCGCGCAGAATCGGTCCGGACTTGAAGACCGGCCATCCCGTCACGACCTTTTGAAAGCTTGCCATGCAGCCGATTTCCCCCGCTTCCCTGTTGCCCGCCGACCTGGCGCAGGCCCTCCTTGTCGGCCGCATCTGGCGTGACGGTCCGTGCGTCGTCGCCGTGCGCGGCGGCGAGGTGGTCGACCTCACGCAGACGGTAGCGACGGTGGCCGAACTGTTCGAGCGCAGCGATGCGCTCGATATCGCCCGCCATGCGCCCGGCATCGCGCTCGGCCCCGTGCAGGCGCTGCTGGCGCAGGCGCTGGCCGCGCCGGCCGGTGAACCGCTGTTGCTGGCGCCATGCGACCTGCAGGCCGTCAAGGCTTGCGGCGTGACTTTCGCCGTCAGCCTGCTCGAACGGGTGATCGAGGAACAGGCGGGCGGCGACGCGGCGCGCGCGGCGAGCCTGCGCACCGCCCTGCAAACGACCCTGGGCGGCGATTTGTCGGCATTGAAGCCTGGCTCGGATGCGGCGCAGCGCCTGAAACAGCAGCTGCAGCAGCGAGGCGCCTGGTCGCAATACATGGAAGTGGGCATCGGCCCCGATGCGGAAGTGTTTACCAAGGCGCAGCCGATGTCGTCGGTGGGCTGCGGCGCGCAGGTGGGCTTGCTGCCATCGTCCGCCTGGAACAACCCGGAGCCCGAGATCGTCCTGGCCGTCAATAGCCGCGGCGAGGTGCTGGGAGCGACCCTGGGCAACGACGTCAACCTGCGCGACATCGAAGGGCGCAGCGCCCTCTTGCTGGGCAAGGCCAAGGATAACAACGGTTCCTGCGCCATCGGCCCCTTCATTCGCCTGTTCGACGAGCACTTCACGCTCGATACCGTGCGCCAGGCGGAAGTGTCGCTGCTGATCGAAGGCGCGGACGACGGCTTCGTGCTCGAAGGCGCCAGCTTCATGCGCGAGATCAGCCGCGACCCGCTCGACCTGGTGCGCCAGACGGCAGGCCAGTACCACCAGTATCCGGACGGTTTCATGCTCTTCCTGGGCACCATGTTCTCGCCCGTGAAGGACCGCGGCGCGCAGGGCGGCGGCTTTACGCACCACCTGGGCGACCGGGTGACGATTGCCAGCGCTTCGCTGGGCGCGCTGGTCAACGAGGTGCAGCGCTGCGATGCGATCGCTCCCTGGACGTTCGGCGTGCGCGCGCTGTACCAGAACCTGGCGCAACGCGGCGTGCTTTGATCCGATTATTTTAAAAAGAGAGACACCATGCAGCATGCAACTTACCCTAGCCTGGCCGGCAAGCGCGTCGTCATCACGGGCGGCGGCACCGGCATCGGCGTGGCCATCGTCGAGGCGTTCGCGCGCCAGGGCGCCCACGTCACTTTTCTCGATATCGCCCGCGAGGCGTCGCTGGCGCTGCAGGACAAGCTGGCCCACCTGCCGCAGCCGCCCGTTTTCCGCTATTGCGACCTGACGGACCTGGGCGCCCTGGCCGCTACCTTCGCCGAGATCGCACACAGCGCGGGCGCCACGGATATCCTCATCAACAATGCGGCCAATGACGACCGCCACCAGCTGCAGGACGTCACGCCCGCCTACTGGGACGAGCGCATGGCCGTCAACCTGCGCCACCAGTATTTCTGCGCCCAGGCCGTGGCGCCGGCCATGCGCGCCAAGGGCAGTGGCGTGATCCTCAACCTGGGCTCGATTTCCTGGCACCTGGCGCAAGCGCGCCTGTCGATCTACATGACGGCCAAAGCCGGCATCGAGGGCTTGACGCGCGGCCTGGCGCGCGACCTGGGCGTCGACGGCATCCGCGTCAACTGCATCATTCCCGGCGCCGTGCGCACGCCGCGCCAGGAAAAGCTGTGGCATACGCCGGAAGCGGAAGCCGTGATCCTGCAGGGCCAATGCCTGCAGCTGCGCGTGGAGCCGGAAGACGTGGCGGCGCTGGCGCTGTTCCTCGCGTCCGACAATGCGGCCAAGTGCGCGGGACGCGAATACTACGTCGACGCAGGCTGGTACGGCGCATGAGCACCTCGGATAAACACCCGGCGCGGCGCTTCCGCTCGCAGGACTGGTTCGACAATCCCGACCACATCGACATGACGGCGCTGTACCTGGAGCGCTTCATGAACTATGGGATCACGGCCGAGGAACTGCGCTCGGGCCGGCCCATCATCGGCATTGCGCAAAGCGGCAGCGACATCAGCCCCTGCAACCGCATCCACCTGGAACTGGCCCAGCGCGTGCGCGACGGCATCCGCGACGCGGGCGGCATCCCGATGGAATTCCCGCTGCACCCGATTTTTGAAAATTGCCGCCGTCCCACGGCCGCGCTGGACCGCAACCTCGCGTATCTGGGCCTGGTGGAAATCCTGCATGGCTACCCGATCGACGCCGTGGTGCTGACGACGGGCTGTGACAAGACGACGCCGGCCCAGCTGATGGCCGCCGCCACGGTGGACATTCCCGCCATCGTGCTGTCGGGTGGCCCCATGCTCGACGGCTGGATGGACGGCGAACTGGTCGGTTCCGGCGCCGCCATCTGGAAGGGCCGCCGCCAGCTGTCCGCCGGCTTGATCGACAACGACAAATTCCTGCAGATCGCCGCCGCCTCGGCGCCGTCGGCCGGCCATTGCAACACCATGGGCACGGCATCGACCATGAATGCGCTGGCTGAGGCGCTGGGCATGTCCCTGACGGGCTGCTCGGCGATTCCCGCGCCGTACCGCGAACGGGGCCAGATCGCCTATGCAACGGGGCGCCGCATCGTCGCCATGGCGCATGAGGACGTGCGCCCGTCGAGCATTCTCACGCGCGAGGCGTTCCTGGACGCCATCATCGTCAACGCGGCCATCGGCGGTTCCACCAACGCCCAGCCGCACCTGATGGCCATGGCGCGCCATGCGGGCGTGGAATTGCACTCGAGCGACTGGATGGAACACGGCTACGACGTGCCGCTGCTGTTGAACATGCAACCGGCCGGGAAGTATCTGGGCGAGCGCTTCCACCGCGCCGGCGGCGTGCCGGCCGTGATGTGGGAGCTGCAGCAGGCGGGCTTGCTGCACGCGGACCGGTTGACGGTCACGGGCCAGACGATGGCGGCGAACCTGGCCGGACGCGAAAGCGCGGACCGCGAGATGATCCGCCCGTTTACGGCGCCGCTGAAGGAAAAGGCCGGTTTCATGGCCTTGCAGGGCAACCTGTTTGATTTTGCCATCATGAAGACCAGCGTGATCTCGCCCGCTTTCCGCGAGCGCTACCTGTCGCGTCCCGGCAGCGAAGGCGTATTCGAGGCGCGCGCCATCGTTTTCGATGGTTCTGCCGACTACCACGCGCGCATCAACGACCCGGTGCTCGACATCGACGA
Above is a genomic segment from Janthinobacterium sp. 64 containing:
- a CDS encoding fumarylacetoacetate hydrolase family protein, producing the protein MQPISPASLLPADLAQALLVGRIWRDGPCVVAVRGGEVVDLTQTVATVAELFERSDALDIARHAPGIALGPVQALLAQALAAPAGEPLLLAPCDLQAVKACGVTFAVSLLERVIEEQAGGDAARAASLRTALQTTLGGDLSALKPGSDAAQRLKQQLQQRGAWSQYMEVGIGPDAEVFTKAQPMSSVGCGAQVGLLPSSAWNNPEPEIVLAVNSRGEVLGATLGNDVNLRDIEGRSALLLGKAKDNNGSCAIGPFIRLFDEHFTLDTVRQAEVSLLIEGADDGFVLEGASFMREISRDPLDLVRQTAGQYHQYPDGFMLFLGTMFSPVKDRGAQGGGFTHHLGDRVTIASASLGALVNEVQRCDAIAPWTFGVRALYQNLAQRGVL
- a CDS encoding IlvD/Edd family dehydratase, which produces MSTSDKHPARRFRSQDWFDNPDHIDMTALYLERFMNYGITAEELRSGRPIIGIAQSGSDISPCNRIHLELAQRVRDGIRDAGGIPMEFPLHPIFENCRRPTAALDRNLAYLGLVEILHGYPIDAVVLTTGCDKTTPAQLMAAATVDIPAIVLSGGPMLDGWMDGELVGSGAAIWKGRRQLSAGLIDNDKFLQIAAASAPSAGHCNTMGTASTMNALAEALGMSLTGCSAIPAPYRERGQIAYATGRRIVAMAHEDVRPSSILTREAFLDAIIVNAAIGGSTNAQPHLMAMARHAGVELHSSDWMEHGYDVPLLLNMQPAGKYLGERFHRAGGVPAVMWELQQAGLLHADRLTVTGQTMAANLAGRESADREMIRPFTAPLKEKAGFMALQGNLFDFAIMKTSVISPAFRERYLSRPGSEGVFEARAIVFDGSADYHARINDPVLDIDDSCMLVMRGAGPVGWPGSAEVVNMQPPDALLKAGILNLPTLGDGRQSGTSDSPSILNASPESAVGGGLALLRTGDIIRVDLNAGQCDMLVDAAELALRAKELPPSVNDSATPWQELYRASVGQLETGACMELALKYRAVGQTLPRHNH
- the chvE gene encoding multiple monosaccharide ABC transporter substrate-binding protein; translated protein: MAVMPVASAADKGAIGISMPTKSSMRWIADGDNMVKVFKERGYKTDLQFADDDIPNQLAQVENMITKGAKVLVIAAIDGTTLSNVLQKAADKGIKVISYDRLIRGTKNIDYYATFDNFQVGVLQAGYIESALKLKEGKGPFNIELFGGSADDNNAHFFYNGAMSVLKPYIDSGKLVVRSKQMGMEKVATLRWDGAVAQARMDNLLSAYYGNARVDAVLSPYDGLSIGILSSLKGVGYGTPKQPFPVVTGQDAEIPSVKSIIRGEQASTVFKDTRELAKVTANMVDAMMSGKTPAVNDTKTYNNGVKVVPSYLLKPVTVDKANWKQVLVTGSGYYTEAQVK
- the mmsA gene encoding multiple monosaccharide ABC transporter ATP-binding protein — protein: MTNTILEMRGIRKTFPGVVALDNVNLRVRSGEIHAIVGENGAGKSTLMKVLSGVYGHGSYTGDIDYLGQTRHFRGIKDSEEIGIIIIHQELALVPQLSIAENIFLGNEPSRMGVIDWEYAQSKTRELLHKVGLKESPDTLITNLGVGKQQLIEIAKALCKDVKLLILDEPTASLNESDSAALLDLLLGLKAQGIASILISHKLNEISRVADAITVLRDGNTVDSFDCRVEPVSEDRIIEKMVGREMADRYPPRTPTIGETIFEVRDWRVFHPEHADRPVIKGINMHAKKGEIIGIAGLMGSGRTELAMSIFGRAYGQRISGTVLKNGQEIDVSTIGKAIAHGLAYVTEDRKGLGLILEEDIQKNTSLANLDAISRHMVIDEQREFGVAEDFRRKLKTRCSSVAQKVVNLSGGNQQKVVLAKWLFSRPDVLILDEPSRGIDVGAKYEIYSIISELAAEGKCIIMISSEMPELLGMCDRIYVMNEGRFAAELSAAEASQERIMRAIVTHGENNGQ
- a CDS encoding SDR family NAD(P)-dependent oxidoreductase; translated protein: MQHATYPSLAGKRVVITGGGTGIGVAIVEAFARQGAHVTFLDIAREASLALQDKLAHLPQPPVFRYCDLTDLGALAATFAEIAHSAGATDILINNAANDDRHQLQDVTPAYWDERMAVNLRHQYFCAQAVAPAMRAKGSGVILNLGSISWHLAQARLSIYMTAKAGIEGLTRGLARDLGVDGIRVNCIIPGAVRTPRQEKLWHTPEAEAVILQGQCLQLRVEPEDVAALALFLASDNAAKCAGREYYVDAGWYGA